One Panicum virgatum strain AP13 chromosome 3N, P.virgatum_v5, whole genome shotgun sequence DNA segment encodes these proteins:
- the LOC120667997 gene encoding neural Wiskott-Aldrich syndrome protein-like, protein MPLSCSPTSSPVDFRAAAAGNMPRHRRPPCSTPPHAAGEAHAALGRATARADAAWSRWCFVRTAAPPPGLALAGTSAPPPRHPCHRREPPPPYRAHPCAPPRARPRPPTALRRRHRAALAAAGHDPPPASRGPAAVEPLRGQRAPPVRAKQRRGQAGLPGEWGPAGSKNYGKFAVA, encoded by the exons ATGCCGCTCTCGTGCTCCCCGACCTCTTCCCCGGTTGatttccgcgccgccgccgccgggaacaTGCCGCGCCACCGTCGGCCGCCCTGTTccacgccgccgcacgccgcgggcgAAGCCCACGCGGCTCtgggccgcgccaccgcgcgcgccgACGCCGCCTGGTCGCGCTGGTGCTTTGTCCgcaccgcagcgccgccgcctggactTGCCCTGGCCGGCACGtccgcgccaccaccgcgccaCCCCTGCCATcgccgcgagccgccgccgccctaccgTGCACACCCCTGCGCCCCGCCCCGTGCGCGCCCCCGACCCCCGACCGCCCTGCGTCGGCGCCACCGGGCAGCCCTGGCTGCGGCTGGGCAtgacccgccgccggcgagccgcgggccGGCGGCCGTTGAGCCGCTGCGCGgccagcgcgcgccgcccgtgcgggcgaagcagaggagggggcaGGCTGGGCTCCCTGGcgagtggggcccggct GGCTCTAAGAATTATGGAAAATTCGCAGTGGCTTAA